A genomic region of Rhipicephalus sanguineus isolate Rsan-2018 chromosome 1, BIME_Rsan_1.4, whole genome shotgun sequence contains the following coding sequences:
- the LOC119372624 gene encoding transcription and mRNA export factor ENY2 isoform X1: protein MSNLLPAGRLWASKPIERQQRVYQMKASINQRLIESGERDRLKELLRTRLIECGWKDQLKAYCKEIIREKGVENVSVDDLIAAVTPRGRATVPDIIKRELLHQIKNFLMDQQAGS, encoded by the exons ATGTCGAATCTATTGCCTGCCGGAAGGTTATGGGCGAGTAA GCCTATTGAGCGCCAACAAAGAGTGTATCAAATGAAAGCCAGCATAAACCAAAGGCTCATCGAAAGTGGAGAGCGAGATCG ATTAAAGGAGTTGCTAAGGACAAGGCTAATAGAATGTGGGTGGAAGGACCAGCTGAAAGCATACTGCAAAG AAATCATCCGAGAAAAGGGCGTAGAAAACGTCTCTGTCGATGACCTTATCGCAGCAGTTACCCCTAGGGGAAGAG CCACTGTGCCAGACATCATCAAGCGTGAACTCCTTCACCAGATCAAGAACTTCCTGATGGATCAGCAAGCAGGCAGTTGA
- the LOC119372624 gene encoding transcription and mRNA export factor ENY2 isoform X2 encodes MVFGIAQVQPTILGPIERQQRVYQMKASINQRLIESGERDRLKELLRTRLIECGWKDQLKAYCKEIIREKGVENVSVDDLIAAVTPRGRATVPDIIKRELLHQIKNFLMDQQAGS; translated from the exons ATGGTATTCGGCATTGCACaagtgcagcccacaattcttgg GCCTATTGAGCGCCAACAAAGAGTGTATCAAATGAAAGCCAGCATAAACCAAAGGCTCATCGAAAGTGGAGAGCGAGATCG ATTAAAGGAGTTGCTAAGGACAAGGCTAATAGAATGTGGGTGGAAGGACCAGCTGAAAGCATACTGCAAAG AAATCATCCGAGAAAAGGGCGTAGAAAACGTCTCTGTCGATGACCTTATCGCAGCAGTTACCCCTAGGGGAAGAG CCACTGTGCCAGACATCATCAAGCGTGAACTCCTTCACCAGATCAAGAACTTCCTGATGGATCAGCAAGCAGGCAGTTGA
- the LOC119372624 gene encoding transcription and mRNA export factor ENY2 isoform X3, with translation MGEPIERQQRVYQMKASINQRLIESGERDRLKELLRTRLIECGWKDQLKAYCKEIIREKGVENVSVDDLIAAVTPRGRATVPDIIKRELLHQIKNFLMDQQAGS, from the exons ATGGGCGA GCCTATTGAGCGCCAACAAAGAGTGTATCAAATGAAAGCCAGCATAAACCAAAGGCTCATCGAAAGTGGAGAGCGAGATCG ATTAAAGGAGTTGCTAAGGACAAGGCTAATAGAATGTGGGTGGAAGGACCAGCTGAAAGCATACTGCAAAG AAATCATCCGAGAAAAGGGCGTAGAAAACGTCTCTGTCGATGACCTTATCGCAGCAGTTACCCCTAGGGGAAGAG CCACTGTGCCAGACATCATCAAGCGTGAACTCCTTCACCAGATCAAGAACTTCCTGATGGATCAGCAAGCAGGCAGTTGA